The Candidatus Omnitrophota bacterium genomic sequence TCAAAAGAAAATTCAAAAGGCTGATTATATTGTGGAGAATACAAAAACTTTTAATCAAACAAAAAAACAAGTAGAGGATCTATGTCAAAAAGTGTTGAACAAGTAAATCCTGCTAGGAAACAAGGTTCTTTCAAAAGATTTTCTAACGGGATAAAAAGAGGAGAAAATAAAATGGCAAAAACAGCTGCTAAAGGGACCGATAAGCTTTTTATCGATGAGCTAAAAGACAAAAAAATGTCTGAGCTTACCCAGCTTGCAAAAGAAATGAACATTGAGGGCTTAAGCGGAATTAAAAAACAAGATTTGATTATCAAAATTCTGCAAGGGCAAGCTGAAAAAGAAGGGTTAATGTTTGGCGCTGGAACTTTGGAAGTTTTATCTGAAGGATTCGGTTTTTTAAGAAATACAAATTATAATTATCTTCCATGTCCGGATGATATTTATATTTCTCCATCACAAATAAGAAAGTTTGAGTTAAAGACTGGAGATAGTGTTAGTGGTCAGATTCGTCCACCAAAAGAGGGGGAAAAATATTTTGCGCTTCTTAAGGTTGAGGCTGTTAATTTTGAAAGTCCAGAAAAGTGTAAAGAAAAGATCCTTTTTGATCATTTGACACCGCTTTATCCGCAAGAACGATTTTTGCTTGAGACGACTCGAGAAGAGGTCTCAACGCGCGTGATGGATCTTCTTTCTCCTCTTGGAAAAGGGCAGAGAGCTTTAATCGTCGCGCCTCCTTACAGCGGAAAGACGGTGCTAATGCAAAAGATTGCCAATGCTATCACTCAAAATGATCCGGATGCTATTTTAATTGTTTTGCTTATTGATGAACGACCTGAAGAGGTTACGGATATGCAACGTAGCGTTAAAGGCGAGGTTATCGCTTCAACATTTGACGAGCCAGCCGAGCGTCATGTTCAAATTGCTGAAATTGTTTTAGAGAAGGCTAAGAGA encodes the following:
- the rho gene encoding transcription termination factor Rho, which translates into the protein MAKTAAKGTDKLFIDELKDKKMSELTQLAKEMNIEGLSGIKKQDLIIKILQGQAEKEGLMFGAGTLEVLSEGFGFLRNTNYNYLPCPDDIYISPSQIRKFELKTGDSVSGQIRPPKEGEKYFALLKVEAVNFESPEKCKEKILFDHLTPLYPQERFLLETTREEVSTRVMDLLSPLGKGQRALIVAPPYSGKTVLMQKIANAITQNDPDAILIVLLIDERPEEVTDMQRSVKGEVIASTFDEPAERHVQIAEIVLEKAKRLVEHKRDVVILLDSITRLARAYNTVVPHSGKILSGGVDSNALHKPKRFFGAARNVEEGGSLTIIATGLVDTGSRMDEVIFEEFKGTGNMELQLDRSLFQRRIYPAIDIKRSNTRHEELLIPENDLQRIWLLRKALNDLNLAEAMELLIAKLRKYKSNAEFLDNMNKAD